A genomic window from Sceloporus undulatus isolate JIND9_A2432 ecotype Alabama chromosome 9, SceUnd_v1.1, whole genome shotgun sequence includes:
- the LOC121916060 gene encoding CYFIP-related Rac1 interactor A-like isoform X1 produces MPFPAQTKTHTHTTMCKVHNCSILSRGKGIFLRRKQNFCPRWGDFVVDGRHLLDRWVSRSVFLSLPAPRLFFSLLFCFSCSGLLAMGNLIKVLGKDLENCPHFFLDFENAQPTEAETAVWNQVNAVLEEAQTILAELQSYTGAGQEIREAIQNPSDLQLQEKAWNAVCPLVAKLKRFYEFSLRLENALRSLLEALTSPPYAPTQHLEREQALAKQFAEILHFTLSFDELKMTNPAIQNDFSYYRRTISRNRINNLQLDAESEVNNEMANRMSLFYAEATPMLKTLSNATTKFVSENKTLPIEDTTDCLSTMACVCRVMLETPEYRSRFTNTETLLFCMRVMVGVIILYDHVHPVGAFAKTSKIDMKGCIKVLKDQPSNSTEGLLNALRYTTRHLNDDTTSKQIRALLQ; encoded by the exons atgccgTTTCCTGcccaaacaaaaacacacacacacaccacaatgtGCAAAGTCCACAACTGCAGCATTTTATCCAGAGGAAAAGGCATTTTTCTGCGCAGAAAACAAAACTTCTGCCCAAGATGGGGGGATTTTGTTGTGGACGGCAGGCATCTGCTTGACCGCTGGGTCTCAcggtctgtctttctctctctcccagcgCCTCGGTTGTTCTTTTCCCTTCTGTTCTGTTTCTCCTGCTCAGGTCTGCTGGCCATGGGCAACCTGATAAAGGTACTGGGGAAAGATTTAGAAAACTGTCCTCATTTTTTCCTGGATTTCGAAA ATGCTCAGCCCACAGAAGCCGAGACCGCCGTCTGGAACCAGGTGAACGCTGTCCTGGAAGAAGCGCAGACCATCCTGGCCGAACTGCAGTCCTACACAGGAGCCGGCCAAGAGATCCGAGAG GCCATCCAAAACCCCAGCGACTTACAGCTCCAGGAGAAGGCGTGGAATGCAGTGTGTCCCTTAGTGGCCAAGCTGAAGCGCTTCTACGAGTTTTCCCTCAGACTCG AGAATGCCTTGCGGAGTCTGCTGGAAGCCCTCACCAGCCCGCCCTACGCTCCGACTCAACACTTGGAAAGGGAACAAGCTCTGGCCAAGCAGTTTGCGGAAATCCTACACTTCACCCTCAGTTTCGATGAGCTCAAG aTGACCAACCCTGCCATCCAGAATGATTTTAGCTACTACAGAAGAACCATCAGCCGAAACCGAATCAACAATTTGCAG TTAGATGCTGAGAGTGAAGTGAACAACGAAATGGCCAACCGGATGTCACTGTTCTATGCCGAGGCAACGCCGATGCTGAAGACGCTCAGCAATGCCACCACCAAGTTTGTCTCAGAG AACAAAACTCTCCCAATAGAGGACACAACCGACTGTTTAAGCACCATGGCCTGCGTCTGCCGAGTGATGCTGGAAACACC GGAATACCGGAGCCGATTCACCAACACCGAAACCCTCCTTTTCTGCATGCGGGTGATGGTGGGCGTCATCATCCTCTATGACCACGTCCATCCCGTGGGAGCGTTTGCCAAGACCTCCAAAATTGAC ATGAAAGGATGCATCAAGGTCTTGAAAGACCAGCCTTCCAACAGCACAGAGGGCCTTCTGAATGCCCTGAG GTACACCACCCGGCACCTGAATGACGACACCACCTCCAAGCAGATCCGGGCCTTGCTGCAGTGA
- the LOC121916060 gene encoding CYFIP-related Rac1 interactor A-like isoform X3 — protein sequence MGNLIKVLGKDLENCPHFFLDFENAQPTEAETAVWNQVNAVLEEAQTILAELQSYTGAGQEIREAIQNPSDLQLQEKAWNAVCPLVAKLKRFYEFSLRLENALRSLLEALTSPPYAPTQHLEREQALAKQFAEILHFTLSFDELKMTNPAIQNDFSYYRRTISRNRINNLQLDAESEVNNEMANRMSLFYAEATPMLKTLSNATTKFVSENKTLPIEDTTDCLSTMACVCRVMLETPEYRSRFTNTETLLFCMRVMVGVIILYDHVHPVGAFAKTSKIDMKGCIKVLKDQPSNSTEGLLNALRYTTRHLNDDTTSKQIRALLQ from the exons ATGGGCAACCTGATAAAGGTACTGGGGAAAGATTTAGAAAACTGTCCTCATTTTTTCCTGGATTTCGAAA ATGCTCAGCCCACAGAAGCCGAGACCGCCGTCTGGAACCAGGTGAACGCTGTCCTGGAAGAAGCGCAGACCATCCTGGCCGAACTGCAGTCCTACACAGGAGCCGGCCAAGAGATCCGAGAG GCCATCCAAAACCCCAGCGACTTACAGCTCCAGGAGAAGGCGTGGAATGCAGTGTGTCCCTTAGTGGCCAAGCTGAAGCGCTTCTACGAGTTTTCCCTCAGACTCG AGAATGCCTTGCGGAGTCTGCTGGAAGCCCTCACCAGCCCGCCCTACGCTCCGACTCAACACTTGGAAAGGGAACAAGCTCTGGCCAAGCAGTTTGCGGAAATCCTACACTTCACCCTCAGTTTCGATGAGCTCAAG aTGACCAACCCTGCCATCCAGAATGATTTTAGCTACTACAGAAGAACCATCAGCCGAAACCGAATCAACAATTTGCAG TTAGATGCTGAGAGTGAAGTGAACAACGAAATGGCCAACCGGATGTCACTGTTCTATGCCGAGGCAACGCCGATGCTGAAGACGCTCAGCAATGCCACCACCAAGTTTGTCTCAGAG AACAAAACTCTCCCAATAGAGGACACAACCGACTGTTTAAGCACCATGGCCTGCGTCTGCCGAGTGATGCTGGAAACACC GGAATACCGGAGCCGATTCACCAACACCGAAACCCTCCTTTTCTGCATGCGGGTGATGGTGGGCGTCATCATCCTCTATGACCACGTCCATCCCGTGGGAGCGTTTGCCAAGACCTCCAAAATTGAC ATGAAAGGATGCATCAAGGTCTTGAAAGACCAGCCTTCCAACAGCACAGAGGGCCTTCTGAATGCCCTGAG GTACACCACCCGGCACCTGAATGACGACACCACCTCCAAGCAGATCCGGGCCTTGCTGCAGTGA
- the LOC121916060 gene encoding CYFIP-related Rac1 interactor A-like isoform X2, with translation MGNLLKVLTYNELDQGPNFFLDFEHAQPTEAETAVWNQVNAVLEEAQTILAELQSYTGAGQEIREAIQNPSDLQLQEKAWNAVCPLVAKLKRFYEFSLRLENALRSLLEALTSPPYAPTQHLEREQALAKQFAEILHFTLSFDELKMTNPAIQNDFSYYRRTISRNRINNLQLDAESEVNNEMANRMSLFYAEATPMLKTLSNATTKFVSENKTLPIEDTTDCLSTMACVCRVMLETPEYRSRFTNTETLLFCMRVMVGVIILYDHVHPVGAFAKTSKIDMKGCIKVLKDQPSNSTEGLLNALRYTTRHLNDDTTSKQIRALLQ, from the exons ATGGGGAACCTTCTTAAAGTGTTGACTTATAACGAGCTTGACCAAGGGCCTAattttttccttgactttgaac ATGCTCAGCCCACAGAAGCCGAGACCGCCGTCTGGAACCAGGTGAACGCTGTCCTGGAAGAAGCGCAGACCATCCTGGCCGAACTGCAGTCCTACACAGGAGCCGGCCAAGAGATCCGAGAG GCCATCCAAAACCCCAGCGACTTACAGCTCCAGGAGAAGGCGTGGAATGCAGTGTGTCCCTTAGTGGCCAAGCTGAAGCGCTTCTACGAGTTTTCCCTCAGACTCG AGAATGCCTTGCGGAGTCTGCTGGAAGCCCTCACCAGCCCGCCCTACGCTCCGACTCAACACTTGGAAAGGGAACAAGCTCTGGCCAAGCAGTTTGCGGAAATCCTACACTTCACCCTCAGTTTCGATGAGCTCAAG aTGACCAACCCTGCCATCCAGAATGATTTTAGCTACTACAGAAGAACCATCAGCCGAAACCGAATCAACAATTTGCAG TTAGATGCTGAGAGTGAAGTGAACAACGAAATGGCCAACCGGATGTCACTGTTCTATGCCGAGGCAACGCCGATGCTGAAGACGCTCAGCAATGCCACCACCAAGTTTGTCTCAGAG AACAAAACTCTCCCAATAGAGGACACAACCGACTGTTTAAGCACCATGGCCTGCGTCTGCCGAGTGATGCTGGAAACACC GGAATACCGGAGCCGATTCACCAACACCGAAACCCTCCTTTTCTGCATGCGGGTGATGGTGGGCGTCATCATCCTCTATGACCACGTCCATCCCGTGGGAGCGTTTGCCAAGACCTCCAAAATTGAC ATGAAAGGATGCATCAAGGTCTTGAAAGACCAGCCTTCCAACAGCACAGAGGGCCTTCTGAATGCCCTGAG GTACACCACCCGGCACCTGAATGACGACACCACCTCCAAGCAGATCCGGGCCTTGCTGCAGTGA
- the TRIT1 gene encoding tRNA dimethylallyltransferase isoform X1 — protein MALSCSLRPPLVVILGATGTGKTRLALQLALRLGGEILSADSMQVYKGLDIITNKASPQEQTLCKHHMISFVDPLVTNYTIVDFRNKAASIIEDIFASRKIPIVVGGTNYYIESLLWKVLIDTEEQAKSPVSAEGTTDRKMELEKLDGQELHRRLSQVDPKMAAKLHPHDKRKVARSLQVFEETGVPHSELLRQQHEEEGGGPLGGPLKYPNPCILWLHAEQAVLEERLDRRVEAMLQAGLLEELRSFHQRYNQEKVAENCQDYQHGIFQSIGFKEFHEFLITEGQCPEEKSQQLLEKGIEALKIVTKRYARKQNKWVRNRFLRRPGSNVPPVYGLEVSDLSEWEEKVLEPAVRIVESFLQGQTPPAEPITVALDPQDEEKRSCHPCEVCQRVIIGDREWKAHLKSKSHRFQLKKLRQQALDHPTSTESPVATLDMGENWQEEGEVKTGAAGLT, from the exons ATGGCCTTGTCCTGTTCGCTCCGTCCGCCGCTGGTGGTCATCCTGGGGGCCACGGGGACCGGCAAGACCCGGCTGGCCCTCCAGCTGGCCCTCCGCCTCGGAGGAGAGATCCTCAGCGCAGACTCCATGCAG GTGTACAAGGGCCTGGACATCATCACCAACAAGGCCTCTCCTCAGGAGCAAACCCTGTGCAAGCACCACATGATCAGTTTCGTGGACCCCTTGGTCACCAACTACACCATCGTGGACTTCAGGAACAAGGCCGCCTCCATT ATTGAAGACATCTTTGCCTCCCGAAAGATCCCGATTGTGGTTGGTGGGACCAATTATTACATCGAGTCTCTGCTCTGGAAGGTCCTGATCGACACGGAG GAGCAAGCGAAAAGTCCTGTCTCTGCAGAGGGAACAACTGATCGGAAAATGGAGCTGGAGAAACTGGATGGCCAAGAGCTCCATCGGCGACTGAGTCAGGTTGATCCTAAAATGGCTGCCAAACTGCACCCTCATGATAAGCGCAAGGTGGCCAG GAGCTTGCAAGTGTTTGAAGAAACCGGCGTCCCCCACAGTGAGCTCTTGCGGCAGCAGCATGAAGAGGAAGGTGGGGGACCCTTGGGGGGACCCCTGAAGTACCCCAACCCTTGCATTTTATGGCTTCATGCAGAACAGGCAG TCCTGGAAGAACGCCTGGACCGGCGCGTGGAGGCCATGCTCCAAGCTGGGCTGCTTGAGGAACTGCGCAGTTTTCACCAGCGATATAACCAGGAGAAGGTGGCTGAGAACTG CCAGGATTACCAGCATGGCATTTTCCAGTCCATCGGCTTCAAGGAATTCCATGAATTCCTCATCACAGAGGGCCAGTGTCCGGAGGAAAAGAGCCAGCAGCTCCTGGAGAAAG GAATAGAAGCCCTAAAGATCGTGACCAAGCGTTACGCCCGCAAACAGAACAAATGGGTGCGGAACCGCTTCCTCCGGC GCCCCGGATCCAATGTGCCCCCCGTCTATGGCTTGGAAGTCTCGGATCTCTCCGAGTGGGAAGAAAAAGTCTTGGAACCAGCAGTCCGGATTGTGGAGAGCTTCTTGCAG gGTCAAACACCACCTGCTGAACCCATCACAGTAGCCCTCGACCCACAAGATGAAGAAAAACGGAGCTGCCACCCATGCGAGGTGTGCCAGAGGGTCATAATTGGAGACAGAGAATGGAAAG CTCACCTCAAATCCAAATCCCACCGTTTCCAACTGAAGAAACTACGACAACAAGCTCTGGATCATCCCACGTCCACTGAGTCCCCTGTGGCCACTTTGGACATGGGTGAAAACTGGCAAGAAGAGGGGGAAGTGAAGACCGGAGCTGCTGGATTGACGTAA
- the TRIT1 gene encoding tRNA dimethylallyltransferase isoform X2 has product MALSCSLRPPLVVILGATGTGKTRLALQLALRLGGEILSADSMQVYKGLDIITNKASPQEQTLCKHHMISFVDPLVTNYTIVDFRNKAASIIEDIFASRKIPIVVGGTNYYIESLLWKVLIDTEEQAKSPVSAEGTTDRKMELEKLDGQELHRRLSQVDPKMAAKLHPHDKRKVARSLQVFEETGVPHSELLRQQHEEEGGGPLGGPLKYPNPCILWLHAEQAVLEERLDRRVEAMLQAGLLEELRSFHQRYNQEKVAENCQDYQHGIFQSIGFKEFHEFLITEGQCPEEKSQQLLEKGIEALKIVTKRYARKQNKWVRNRFLRRPGSNVPPVYGLEVSDLSEWEEKVLEPAVRIVESFLQGQTPPAEPITVALDPQDEEKRSCHPCELTSNPNPTVSN; this is encoded by the exons ATGGCCTTGTCCTGTTCGCTCCGTCCGCCGCTGGTGGTCATCCTGGGGGCCACGGGGACCGGCAAGACCCGGCTGGCCCTCCAGCTGGCCCTCCGCCTCGGAGGAGAGATCCTCAGCGCAGACTCCATGCAG GTGTACAAGGGCCTGGACATCATCACCAACAAGGCCTCTCCTCAGGAGCAAACCCTGTGCAAGCACCACATGATCAGTTTCGTGGACCCCTTGGTCACCAACTACACCATCGTGGACTTCAGGAACAAGGCCGCCTCCATT ATTGAAGACATCTTTGCCTCCCGAAAGATCCCGATTGTGGTTGGTGGGACCAATTATTACATCGAGTCTCTGCTCTGGAAGGTCCTGATCGACACGGAG GAGCAAGCGAAAAGTCCTGTCTCTGCAGAGGGAACAACTGATCGGAAAATGGAGCTGGAGAAACTGGATGGCCAAGAGCTCCATCGGCGACTGAGTCAGGTTGATCCTAAAATGGCTGCCAAACTGCACCCTCATGATAAGCGCAAGGTGGCCAG GAGCTTGCAAGTGTTTGAAGAAACCGGCGTCCCCCACAGTGAGCTCTTGCGGCAGCAGCATGAAGAGGAAGGTGGGGGACCCTTGGGGGGACCCCTGAAGTACCCCAACCCTTGCATTTTATGGCTTCATGCAGAACAGGCAG TCCTGGAAGAACGCCTGGACCGGCGCGTGGAGGCCATGCTCCAAGCTGGGCTGCTTGAGGAACTGCGCAGTTTTCACCAGCGATATAACCAGGAGAAGGTGGCTGAGAACTG CCAGGATTACCAGCATGGCATTTTCCAGTCCATCGGCTTCAAGGAATTCCATGAATTCCTCATCACAGAGGGCCAGTGTCCGGAGGAAAAGAGCCAGCAGCTCCTGGAGAAAG GAATAGAAGCCCTAAAGATCGTGACCAAGCGTTACGCCCGCAAACAGAACAAATGGGTGCGGAACCGCTTCCTCCGGC GCCCCGGATCCAATGTGCCCCCCGTCTATGGCTTGGAAGTCTCGGATCTCTCCGAGTGGGAAGAAAAAGTCTTGGAACCAGCAGTCCGGATTGTGGAGAGCTTCTTGCAG gGTCAAACACCACCTGCTGAACCCATCACAGTAGCCCTCGACCCACAAGATGAAGAAAAACGGAGCTGCCACCCATGCGAG CTCACCTCAAATCCAAATCCCACCGTTTCCAACTGA
- the MYCL gene encoding protein L-Myc translates to MELDVRCFEEDSEGDLDFRLCPWEDGGRDVWHKFELLLPSPPASPLMDPGRQEEEEEEGSKWGNLSAFVLRDCMWSAGKGLSAPTSMPSSATAPHEPGLGGLCVAPAAVFTWPSAERGGTTEGKPLASSGSESQSDSEGEEIDVVTVEKRQSLSMRKPVTITVRADPWDPCMKHFHIAIHQQQHNYAARSPPEVSSREVASEKSTQEEEEEEEEEEEEDEEDEDANSRDDGGSRCLGQVAESSSLNSFLLKPGNAPSSDGEDLSKRRNHNYLERKRRNDLRSRFLALRDQVPGLATCPKTPKVVVLSKASEYLQSLLKAEQEMVAEKALLKRHQRQLLKQISHLKGVR, encoded by the exons ATGGAGCTGGATGTCCGCTGCTTTGAGGAGGACTCTGAGGGGGACCTGGACTTCCGACTCTGCCCCTGGGAGGATGGTGGCCGTGACGTCTGGCACAAGTTTGAGCTTCTGCTGCCCAGCCCACCTGCCTCACCTCTGATGGACCCTGGaagacaagaggaggaggaggaagaagggtccAAGTGGGGTAACCTGAGCGCCTTCGTCCTCCGCGACTGCATGTGGAGCGCCGGCAAGGGCCTCTCTGCCCCAACCAGCATGCCCAGCAGTGCCACTGCCCCCCACGAGCCTGGCCTAGGGGGGCTCTGTGTGGCCCCCGCAGCTGTCTTCACCTGGCCTTCTGCAGAAAGAGGGGGTACCACAGAAGGGAAGCCCCTGGCCTCATCTGGCTCAGAGAGCCAAAGCGACTCTG AGGGAGAAGAAATTGATGTGGTGACCGTGGAGAAACGGCAGTCGCTGAGCATGAGGAAGCCAGTCACCATCACAGTCCGAGCAGACCCCTGGGACCCCTGCATGAAGCACTTTCACATTGCCATCCACCAGCAGCAACACAATTACGCCGCCCGGTCCCCTCCTGAGGTTTCCTCTCGGGAAGTTGCCTCGGAGAAAAGcacccaagaagaggaggaggaggaagaagaagaggaggaggaagatgaagaggatgAAGATGCCAACTCTAGAGATGATGGGGGCTCACGGTGCCTGGGTCAAGTGGCAGAGAGTTCCTCTCTCAACTCTTTCCTCCTGAAACCCGGGAACGCTCCCAGCTCGGACGGTGAGGACCTTTCCAAGCGGAGGAACCACAACTACTTGGAGCGCAAGCGACGCAATGACCTCCGCTCCCGTTTCCTGGCCTTGAGGGACCAGGTGCCGGGCCTGGCCACCTGCCCCAAGACCCCCAAAGTGGTGGTCCTCAGCAAAGCCTCGGAGTACCTGCAGTCCCTGCTGAAGGCCGAGCAGGAGATGGTGGCTGAGAAGGCACTGCTGAAGCGGCACCAGCGCCAGCTCCTGAAACAGATCTCCCACCTCAAGGGGGTCCGCTGA